Proteins encoded together in one Plutella xylostella chromosome 17, ilPluXylo3.1, whole genome shotgun sequence window:
- the LOC119691525 gene encoding uncharacterized protein LOC119691525, which yields MGGMASSQKRVNVIKGPNVSAYVYPRSDSRGAGEALVAALARLDLELQGCERGHPAARLTVVAAEVDSILQEINSFEDVSPAVASKDDYAKTMHQLFVSMDLYRRPMLAIENEDFIANVNRKEMRRLELQYLRDRLDELQKERRSLNAQISRTRTLYTQLQQLIESIWPDAGARPGGAQQARLARATALRSALAAVSARLRAAAAYARAHADCMRDALPAWSAAVHGKSGWERTLACSQAVTLLVRARCAERGSRRVLGAPAAPRAARELRLALDYAFTDAVHDHRFQRAVEVFTQFKDAVTQLSNTIHQVLLSNLENLAVAEKDEAKCRRELRAARINAIVKQGLGDYIYEPKPLRK from the exons ATGGGGGGCATGGCTAGCTCACAGAAAAGAGTCAACGTTATCAAAGGTCCTAATGTGAGTGCatac GTGTACCCCCGCAGCGACTCCAGGGGCGCGGGCGAGGCGCTGGTGGCGGCGCTGGCACGCCTGGACCTGGAGCTGCAGGGCTGCGAGCGCGGGCACCCCGCCGCCAGGCTCACCGTCGTGGCCGCCGAGGTGGACTCCATACTGCAG gaAATCAATAGTTTTGAAGATGTATCCCCGGCGGTGGCTTCTAAAGACGACTACGCAAAAACGATGCATCAG TTATTCGTAAGCATGGATTTATATAGACGTCCAATGTTGGCTATAGAAAATGAAGATTTCATAGCGAATGTAAATAGAAAG GAAATGCGTCGACTAGAGCTCCAGTATCTCCGTGATCGCTTGGATGAACTGCAGAAAGAACGACGCTCACTCAATGCACAGATATCGAGGACACGAACTTTGTACACACAGTTGCAACAGCTGATAG AGTCAATCTGGCCGGACGCCGGCGCTCGGCCGGGCGGCGCCCAGCAGGCCCGGCTGGCGCGCGCGACGGCGCTGCGCTCAGCCCTGGCCGCGGTGTCGGCGCGGCTGCGGGCGGCGGCCGCGTATGCGCGTGCGCACGCCGACTGCATGCGTGACGCGCTGCCGGCTTGGAGCGCCGCTGTGCATGGCAA AAGCGGTTGGGAGCGCACGCTAGCCTGCTCGCAAGCAGTGACGCTGCTAGTCCGGGCGCGCTGCGCGGAGCGGGGCTCGCGGCGCGTGCTGGGGGCGccggccgcgccgcgcgccgcccgtgAGCTCCGTCTCGCTCTAGACTACGCCTTCACTGACGCCGTGCATGACCACAG GTTCCAGCGGGCTGTGGAGGTGTTTACGCAGTTTAAAGACGCCGTCACACAACTCTCCAACACAATCCACCAA GTTCTACTGAGCAACCTGGAGAACCTGGCTGTGGCCGAGAAGGACGAGGCGAAGTGTAGAAGAGAGCTGCGCGCCGCGAGGATCAACGCGATAGTGAAGCAGGGGCTCGGGGACTATATTTATGAACCTAAGCCACTTCGCAAGTAA
- the LOC105380273 gene encoding NADH-ubiquinone oxidoreductase 75 kDa subunit, mitochondrial-like yields the protein MLGLTRKIFPKCITSSKLQTRATSNKVEEIKITLNGKECSVPRYYTVLQAARSRGVPVPAFCYHERLAVAGNCRMCLVHVEGLAKPQVACQTTVYKDMKIWTNSEVALKAQESVLEFLLAEHPLDCPICDQGGECDLQDLSMKFGNDRSRFTDIHFVGKRAVENKDLGPLVGTEMTRCIHCTRCIRFAGAVCGVEALGSTGRGTDMLVGTYVDKPFLSELSGNVVDLCPVGALTALPYRFKARPWELVRTDSIDVTDATGTNISINHRFNRVLRVLPRENDEINQEWISDKGRWAIDSLEMQRLVAPMCRIENCLETLDWNSALKLTAKILKYSDPKRIMAVAGPHCNVETLVACKDLVNTLGSELTFIERGMIYTTTKADLRAAYSLNMNMKDIIKADKILLIGTNPRFEAPILNAWIRKAFLENETDIYYVGPKCEYNYDAQHQGTSYNCITNIAKELSKANTPLVFIGISHLEKEYSKKIYTELFEIFANFTNKDWNVIHVIPREASWAGALEAGWQPGGCHEFSHCNPQVVISLGADDFLYKWKPPNNCKIIYIGFQGDRCSELAEVVLPGSAYTETEGVYLNMECRSQQAWPAVSAPRDARRSWKILRALSEYCGATLPYSDSASLHARMADISPNFVNYSKYQEKLFKELIPSFVCKAQEGSDEHFDVELKTLEDYYCSCVFSSNSPTMVRAQKAASQFHTSAYARN from the coding sequence ATGTTAGGACTAACAAGAAAAATCTTCCCAAAATGCATCACCTCCTCAAAACTGCAGACAAGAGCGACATCAAACAAAGTCGAAGAGATAAAAATCACCCTGAATGGCAAGGAGTGTTCGGTGCCTCGCTACTACACGGTGCTGCAGGCGGCGCGGTCGCGGGGCGTGCCCGTGCCCGCCTTCTGCTACCACGAGCGGCTCGCGGTGGCCGGCAACTGCCGCATGTGCCTCGTGCACGTCGAGGGGCTGGCCAAGCCGCAGGTCGCCTGCCAGACGACCGTCTACAAAGACATGAAGATCTGGACAAACTCGGAAGTAGCACTCAAAGCACAAGAATCAGTCCTCGAGTTCCTCCTGGCAGAACACCCACTCGACTGCCCCATCTGCGACCAGGGCGGCGAGTGCGACCTGCAGGATCTATCCATGAAGTTTGGCAACGATCGCTCTAGATTCACTGACATACATTTTGTCGGTAAGAGAGCGGTGGAGAACAAGGACCTGGGCCCGCTGGTCGGCACAGAGATGACGCGGTGCATCCACTGCACGCGCTGCATCAGGTTCGCGGGCGCGGTGTGCGGGGTGGAGGCGCTGGGCAGCACGGGCCGCGGCACCGACATGCTGGTCGGCACGTACGTGGACAAGCCGTTCCTGTCGGAGCTGTCGGGCAACGTGGTGGATCTGTGCCCCGTGGGCGCGCTCACGGCGCTGCCCTACCGGTTCAAGGCGCGGCCCTGGGAGCTCGTCCGCACCGATTCCATTGACGTGACCGACGCCACCGGCACCAACATCTCCATCAACCACCGCTTCAACCGCGTCCTGCGCGTGCTGCCGCGGGAGAACGACGAGATCAACCAGGAGTGGATCTCCGATAAAGGTCGATGGGCCATAGATTCGTTGGAGATGCAACGATTAGTGGCACCTATGTGTAGGATTGAGAATTGCTTGGAAACGCTTGATTGGAACTCAGCGCTGAAACTAACAgcgaaaattttaaaatacagtgACCCGAAAAGAATTATGGCTGTCGCTGGTCCTCACTGTAATGTTGAAACGCTGGTAGCCTGCAAGGACCTGGTCAACACCCTCGGCTCGGAGCTCACGTTCATCGAACGTGGCATGATCTACACGACGACTAAGGCAGACCTCCGCGCCGCTTATAGCCTcaatatgaatatgaaagaTATTATAAAAGCTGACAAAATACTCTTAATAGGCACGAACCCACGTTTCGAAGCTCCTATTTTGAACGCGTGGATACGCAAGGCGTTCTTAGAAAATGAGACTGACATTTATTACGTAGGACCCAAATGTGAATACAACTATGATGCGCAGCATCAAGGTACATCTTATAACTGCATCACAAACATTGCCAAAGAGCTCTCAAAGGCAAACACCCCATTAGTGTTTATTGGCATCAGTCATTTAGAGAAGGaatacagtaaaaaaatatacacagaGCTATTTGAAATATTTGCCAATTTTACAAATAAGGATTGGAATGTTATACATGTGATCCCACGGGAGGCGAGTTGGGCCGGGGCGCTGGAGGCGGGCTGGCAGCCCGGTGGCTGCCACGAATTCTCACACTGCAATCCACAAGTTGTCATAAGCTTAGGTGCGGATGACTTCCTTTACAAGTGGAAGCCACCGAATAACTGCAAGATAATTTACATTGGGTTCCAGGGTGACCGTTGCTCTGAATTAGCTGAGGTAGTGTTGCCGGGGAGTGCGTATACGGAGACAGAAGGGGTGTACCTCAACATGGAGTGTCGGTCGCAGCAGGCGTGGCCGGCAGTGAGCGCGCCGCGGGACGCCAGGCGGTCGTGGAAGATCCTGCGAGCCCTCTCTGAGTACTGCGGAGCCACCTTGCCATACTCTGACTCGGCGTCGCTCCACGCTCGCATGGCAGACATCAGCCCCAATTTCGTCAACTACAGCAAATACCAGGAAAAACTATTCAAAGAACTAATTCCATCATTTGTTTGCAAAGCGCAAGAAGGCTCGGATGAGCATTTCGATGTTGAGCTGAAAACTTTAGAGGACTACTATTGCTCGTGTGTGTTCTCTAGTAATTCGCCGACGATGGTTCGAGCGCAGAAAGCTGCTAGCCAATTTCACACTTCAGCTTACGCTAGAAATTAG
- the LOC105385949 gene encoding uncharacterized protein LOC105385949, with product MAFIDSLDLETSRSKASRVRSWYLLEQYKSLERHQLDAAQKLRDRSYQDSILLRELSERRQRRRVFDEIGICQSDTHLERSLTNINTQNIIDFENTTYASYYGSRTADEEDEKAFKAFKTEVAYESISVDDSKLEYPFDEITDYPINDKDDVNYTEGFSSVIEIVKSHEVHNDEREWVRRDLTENLGLQLEIALRNIEAIEKLAMLNTTEGIRDNVCKDKAATPTSVYSEPSYFDSEMNSQDEEQEEVMGSNDMVTLWTGLVSYACQMMHLNHGNCCSDSTSQLMTAVLAFDIVRRSVCSICNMLQHYVSPISQPIENEVCDVHNTDKEIKQGKQNKYRKTNSKKHKMWRHSQQESPKNQRKRQTIKKHDRCSVYSPYSSRCKGKQNIQCNTRDQDDYGLRSKRKPKKHKECRVFYEKHICCRNCRCCCTYHSRRVANPMLKVVEFIDKLDMAGNYHR from the exons aTGGCTTTCATCGATTCTTTAG ATTTGGAGACGTCACGAAGCAAGGCGAGCCGCGTGCGGTCCTGGTACCTGCTTGAGCAATACAAGTCTCTAGAGCGACACCAACTCGACGCGGCGCAGAAGTTGCGGGATCGCTCCTACCAGGACAGCATACTGTTGAGAGAGCTCAGCGAACGCAGGCAGAGACGACGCGTCTTTGACGAGATAGGCATCTGCCAGAGCGACACGCATCTAGAAAGGTCGCTCACAAATATCAatacacaaaatattattgattttgaGAATACGACATACGCAAGCTACTATGGAAGCCGAACAGCTGATGAAGAAGACGAAAAAGCTTTCAAAGCATTTAAAACTGAAGTCGCCTACGAATCTATTAGCGTAGATGATTCTAAACTGGAGTACCCATTTGATGAAATTACTGATTATCCTATAAATGATAAAGATGATGTAAATTACACAGAGGGCTTTTCCAGCGTCATTGAGATCGTGAAATCTCACGAGGTTCACAACGATGAAAGGGAGTGGGTCAGGAGAGACTTAACAGAGAACCTTGGTTTACAGCTAGAGATAGCGTTAAGAAATATCGAAGCCATAGAAAAACTTGCCATGCTTAATACCACTGAAGGTATCCGTGATAACGTATGCAAGGATAAGGCTGCAACACCAACTTCTGTTTATTCAGAACCTTCATATTTTGATAGTGAGATGAATTCACAAGATGAAGAACAAGAAGAAGTTATGGGGAGTAATGATATGGTTACTCTTTGGACTGGTCTGGTATCTTATGCCTGTCAAATGATGCATTTAAACCATG GTAATTGCTGCAGCGATTCCACCTCTCAGCTCATGACCGCTGTCCTGGCCTTCGACATTGTGAGACGTAGCGTCTGTAGCATTT gtaatATGTTGCAGCATTACGTCTCGCCAATAAGCCAACCTATTGAAAATGAAGTTTGTGATGTCCACAATACGGATAAAGAAATTAAACAaggaaaacaaaataaatatagaaaaaCAAATTCTAAAAAGCATAAG ATGTGGCGTCACTCTCAACAAGAATCACCAAAGAATCAGAGAAAAAGGCAGACAATTAAAAAACACGACCGATGCAGTGTCTACTCTCCATACTCCTCCAGATGTAAAGGGAAACAAAACATTCAATGTAACACAAGAGACCAAGATGACTACGGACTTCGTTCTAAAAGAAAACCTAAAAAACACAAAGAATGCCGAGTATTTTACGAGAAACATATTTGCTGTCGAAATTGCCGCTGTTGCTGTACCTATCATAGCAGGAGGGTCGCAAACCCCATGCTCAAAGTAGTTgaatttatagataaattagATATGGCCGGTAACTACCATCGTTAA
- the LOC105380217 gene encoding U3 small nucleolar RNA-interacting protein 2, translated as MSSSFFLKGKSRQVHKRKGEKIKKKPVKKPNSNLENGQDSSESDLDLKKFSDAEESESDHETAEEKKLRLAKKYLEEIEKEEAKRAELKEIDDDAIGKRLQKDYLEQKGKLRVEVADTYSAPAADDVRLVRVREHRLPLTCVCVSSDGRLVFTGSKCASIIKWSVAEKRKLATITYKTHAQYVKGTITAIAISTDSKFLATSDESSDIQIWDPHTLKHVHTFRGHKDSVTGLVFRKNTHDMYSASKDRSVKIWSLDEMAYVETLFGHQSPVTAVDALTRERVITAGGRDTTVRVWKIVEESHLIFNGPVGSLDEVKLLDEEHFVSGSDNGSLSIWSLMKKKPLCTVPEAHGVEHDVPRWITSIATLLNSDVFASGSYDNSVRLWKVCEAYRKIVPMFSIEVNGFVNGLQFTSDGRQLYCAVGQEHKAGRWWRLTSAKNGVVIVNFHVNNVDL; from the coding sequence ATGTCTTCGTCTTTTTTCCTGAAGGGTAAATCCAGGCAAGTTCATAAACGAAAGGGCGAGAAAATCAAGAAGAAGCCAGTCAAGAAACCAAATTCTAACCTCGAAAATGGCCAAGATTCATCGGAAAGTGACTTGGATTTGAAGAAATTCTCTGATGCCGAAGAGTCAGAGAGCGACCATGAAACCGCGGAAGAAAAGAAGCTACGgttagcaaaaaaatatttagaagAAATAGAAAAAGAGGAAGCTAAACGCGCGGAACTAAAAGAGATAGACGACGATGCTATCGGTAAACGTTTACAAAAGGATTACCTGGAACAGAAAGGTAAACTGCGGGTGGAGGTCGCCGACACGTACTCGGCGCCCGCCGCTGACGACGTGCGGCTGGTGCGCGTGCGGGAGCACCGGCTGCCGCTGACCTGCGTGTGCGTCAGCAGCGACGGCCGGCTCGTGTTCACCGGCAGCAAGTGCGCCTCCATCATCAAGTGGAGCGTCGCGGAGAAGAGAAAACTCGCCACTATTACATACAAAACACATGCCCAATATGTGAAGGGAACAATAACAGCTATAGCAATATCAACGGACTCCAAGTTCCTCGCTACTTCAGATGAATCTTCTGACATTCAAATATGGGATCCACACACTTTAAAACATGTACACACATTCAGAGGACATAAGGACTCAGTCACTGGTCTAGTTTTTAGAAAGAATACCCATGATATGTACTCTGCCAGCAAAGATCGCTCTGTCAAGATATGGTCACTGGATGAGATGGCTTATGTAGAAACATTGTTTGGTCACCAGTCTCCAGTCACAGCTGTAGATGCTCTGACAAGGGAGAGGGTGATCACAGCTGGAGGCCGAGACACAACAGTGAGAGTGTGGAAGATAGTAGAAGAGTCACATCTTATATTCAACGGACCAGTGGGTAGTCTGGATGAAGTGAAACTGTTAGATGAGGAACACTTTGTATCAGGGAGTGACAATGGGTCCCTCAGTATTTGGAGTTTAATGAAGAAGAAGCCTCTATGCACTGTTCCAGAGGCTCACGGAGTTGAGCATGATGTCCCCCGGTGGATCACCAGTATTGCTACACTGCTAAACTCTGATGTGTTTGCTTCAGGTTCTTATGATAACAGTGTGAGACTATGGAAAGTATGTGAAGCGTATAGAAAGATAGTTCCAATGTTTAGTATTGAAGTGAATGGATTTGTGAATGGGCTGCAGTTCACAAGTGATGGCCGACAGCTGTACTGCGCTGTGGGGCAGGAGCACAAGGCCGGGCGCTGGTGGAGACTGACGAGTGCCAAGAATGGTGTTGTAATTGTAAACTTCCATGTTAATAATGTAGATTTATAg
- the LOC125489823 gene encoding uncharacterized protein LOC125489823 — MPDQVGMESITLIPGEVLKIIPIFNGDKRILNLFLAKSEYIIERFRGNEAQDTYIMHAITSRLAGDAAALVSERQDIMHWDNFKELLVQHFGDPRNEECIAIELETLKINPNESYLDFCNRIQSVRSILISKVNRIEDANIKNSKIAIYTNTSLNVFLYNLPENMVRIVRLKAPATLEKALEIVLEEVNFHDQYVMRNKMTLPSSMVKSQNTLVTTPTQKLDAKLISYGQLQPTGLRPILPTGYTPRFNNSMAVQSFNNQPYGYRPQLGNSNPQIGYRPPQPQFGYKPPQFGYKPPQFGYKPPQFGYRPQFGMTTAQKFGNNNPQQIGYKPTVPIWNKPAAAPQHVYSNDVSMRTAPQRPNQGFKLNELCLYEEDQYQPNYYNPEQYVYLDDVPAEQVHHPDIEGGVWSP, encoded by the exons atgccTGATCAGGTAGGCATGGAGAGTATAACGCTCATTCCGGGCGAAGTACTAAAGATCATACCCATCTTTAATGGGGATAAACgcatattaaatttgtttttggcTAAAAGCGAATATATTATAGAAAGATTTAGAGGTAATGAGGCCCAAGACACATATATCATGCATGCTATAACCAGCAGACTAGCAGGTGATGCTGCTGCCCTTGTAAGTGAGAGGCAGGATATTATGCACTGGGATAATTTTAAGGAATTACTCGTGCAACATTTTGGAGACCCGCGAAACGAAGAGTGTATTGCCATAGAATTagaaactctcaaaattaatCCTAACGAAAGCTATCTTGATTTTTGCAACAGGATCCAGTCAGTGCGttctattttaatttcaaaggtAAATAGAATCGAAGACGCgaacataaaaaatagtaaaattgCTATTTACACCAATACGTCACTCAACGTATTTTTGTATAATCTCCCCGAAAATATGGTGCGCATTGTTCGCCTTAAAGCCCCCGCTACTTTGGAAAAAGCATTGGAAATTGTATTGGAGGAGGTCAATTTCCACGATCAGTATGTTATGCGTAATAAAATGACTCTTCCTAGCTCTATGGTAAAGTCTCAGAACACACTAGTAACAACGCCCACACAAAAACTCGACGCAAAGCTTATCAGTTATGGCCAACTCCAGCCAACCGGCCTTAGACCGATATTACCCACCGGTTACACCCCTCGATTTAATAATAGTATGGCAGTCCAATCATTCAATAATCAACCCTATGGCTACAGGCCGCAGTTAGGGAACAGCAATCCACAAATTGGGTATAGGCCACCACAGCCACAATTTGGCTACAAGCCTCCGCAATTCGGATACAAACCCCCGCAGTTCGGATACAAACCCCCGCAGTTCGGCTATAGACCACAGTTTGGTATGACAACTGCACAAAAATTCGGAAATAATAATCCTCAACAAATTGGGTACAAACCCACAGTTCCGATTTGGAACAAGCCCGCGGCCGCACCACAGCATGTTTATTCAAACGATGTGTCGATGAGAACCGCACCTCAGAGACCTAACCagggttttaaattaaatgaactGTGCCTCTACGAAGAGGACCAATACCAACCAAATTATTACAACCCGGAGCAGTACGTCTACCTAGACGATGTACCTGCAGAACAAGTACATCATCCAGATATCGAAG GTGGTGTCTGGTCACCCTGA